In the genome of Ananas comosus cultivar F153 linkage group 11, ASM154086v1, whole genome shotgun sequence, one region contains:
- the LOC109717720 gene encoding agmatine coumaroyltransferase-2-like: MKVVVESSRIIKPAHNADHICPPLTITQHIALSVFDKVTFDTHIAVIYAFRPPTPPNSMIEEGLAKVLAEYREYAGRFGEDSEGNRVILLNDEGVRFVEASVDTILSNAMPFKPSPSLLDFHPSADGVEELLLVQLTRFTCGSLVLGFSSHHIIADGHATSNFLVSWGLASRGLSISPLPLHDRTSLFVPRQPPQLEFEHRGVEFKSKKSRDSNMENPLKNEVVIHKAHFTKEFLSKLKATASVGRDQPYTTFQCLVAHLWRIVTKARGLNGCETTHVRIAVDGRRRMIPAVPDGYSGNLVLWAFPRANVRELMKRPLQYAADLIRTEVAKVEDSYFKSFIDFSSSGAAEEEGLMPTADADEMVLCPNLEVDSWTRFPFYDLDFGGGSPYYFVPSYLPVEGLLILLPSFIGDGSIDAFVPLFHHNLDSFKLCCYSMD; this comes from the coding sequence ATGAAGGTGGTAGTGGAGAGCTCGAGAATCATCAAGCCTGCACACAATGCTGATCATATTTGCCCTCCACTTACGATCACTCAACACATTGCACTGAGTGTGTTCGACAAGGTCACCTTCGATACACACATTGCTGTCATCTATGCATTTCGCCCGCCGACTCCTCCCAACTCCATGATCGAGGAGGGGCTCGCGAAGGTGCTAGCAGAATATAGAGAGTACGCTGGTAGGTTCGGGGAGGACTCCGAAGGCAACCGAGTAATACTCCTTAACGATGAAGGGGTGCGGTTTGTCGAGGCATCTGTGGACACCATCCTCAGCAATGCCATGCCCTTCAAGCCCTCTCCTTCTCTGCTGGACTTTCATCCGAGTGCCGACGGTGTGGAGGAGCTGCTGTTGGTCCAGCTCACGAGGTTCACTTGCGGATCTCTGGTTCTGGGGTTCTCATCGCACCACATTATCGCCGATGGCCATGCCACCAGCAACTTCTTGGTCTCGTGGGGCCTCGCATCACGCGGACTATCCATCAGCCCCCTCCCGCTGCACGACCGCACCTCGCTCTTTGTCCCCCGTCAGCCGCCACAGCTCGAGTTTGAGCATCGTGGTGTGGAGTTCAAGAGCAAGAAGAGTAGAGACAGCAACATGGAGAACCCACTAAAGAATGAGGTGGTCATTCACAAGGCACACTTTACTAAGGAGTTCCTCTCCAAGCTCAAGGCCACGGCGTCCGTGGGGAGAGACCAGCCATATACTACGTTCCAGTGCTTGGTGGCTCATTTATGGAGGATCGTGACGAAGGCGCGAGGCCTCAACGGTTGCGAGACCACCCACGTACGAATTGCCGTGGACGGACGCAGGAGGATGATCCCAGCTGTGCCTGATGGGTACTCAGGCAACCTAGTCCTTTGGGCCTTCCCGCGCGCCAACGTGCGGGAGCTGATGAAGAGGCCGCTCCAGTATGCTGCGGATCTCATCCGCACAGAAGTCGCCAAGGTGGAGGATAGCTATTTCAAGTCGTTTATAGACTTTTCGAGCTCTGGAGCGGCCGAGGAGGAGGGTCTGATGCCGACTGCTGATGCGGATGAGATGGTGCTGTGCCCTAACCTAGAGGTGGATTCCTGGACAAGGTTTCCCTTCTACGACCTGGATTTTGGCGGGGGTAGCCCGTACTACTTCGTACCCTCTTATCTTCCTGTGGAGGGGCTGCTTATACTCTTGCCATCCTTCATTGGAGACGGGAGCATTGATGCGTTTGTGCCCTTGTTCCATCATAACTTGGATTCCTTCAAGCTTTGTTGCTATTCCATGGACTAG